One Nicotiana tabacum cultivar K326 chromosome 23, ASM71507v2, whole genome shotgun sequence genomic window, TGCTTCtatgacttgaacttgaaaactgaatGTTGACCCTGTTTTTCAGGCGGATCCTAATGCTTCTTgatcttgaaaattgaaagttgacactattcttcaggtgggctccttaTGCCTCTCtcacttgaacttgaaaattgaatgttgaccttgttcttcaagcgggctcatgatgcttcttgaacttgaaaattgaaagttgaccctgtttttcaggcgggctcctagtGTCTTTCTCACTCGAACTTGAAAACTGAATgttgaccctattcttcaggcgggatcctgatgcttcttgaacttgaaaactgaatGTTGACCCTATTCTTCGGGCGAGCTCTTGATGCCTCTCTGACTTGAAATTgtaagttgaccctgttcttcaggcgagctcctgataCTTCTCTAACTCGAACTCGAAAACTGAATgttgaccctattcttcaggcgggatccttgtgtttcttgaacttgaaaattgaaagttgaccctgttttTCAGGTGGTCTCCTGATGCCTCTCTCACTTGAAATTGTAAGTTGACCATgttcttcaagcgggctcctggtGCCTCTCTGACTCGAACTTGAAAACTGAATGTTGACCCTATTCTTCTCGCGGGATTGTGATgcttcttgaacttgaaaattgaaagttgaccctgttttTCAGACGGGCTCCTGATGCCGACCTGACTTGAATTTGTAAGTTgaccttgttcttcaggcgggctcctgatgcctttctaacttgaacttgaaaattaaaagtttccttgttcttcaggcgggctcccgaTGCTTCTTTGAACTTGAAATTGTAAGTTGACCGTGTTCTCCAGACGAGCTCCTGATGActctctaacttgaacttgaaaactgaatGCTGACCATGTTCTTcatgcgggctcctgatgcttcttgaCTTGGACCAATTTCTGAAATATTGCCcgtcgttctccaggtgggtgcatgcaatcaaaacaacacaacaaacaaaTTTTTCTGCCTCAATTTATACTAGGAAGATTTCTGAGTTGTTAACAAAACTGTAAATCACCTATGCTATTGATACAATGTTGAGAGTAAAactaaagactcgactaggatgtgcgtctcatGTGAGTAAAACCAGGAAAATTTGGCTAGCAAGTGCGTCTGTTAAAAATAAAACTTGAATGATCTGAACTAGGAAGTGTATCTCCTAGGGATGAGCTCAAATGACCcatactaggaagtgcgtctcctaggagtgAAATCTCAattgaaccaaactaggaagtgcgtctcctagaggtgaaacttgaatgactcaaactagaaagtgtgtatCATAAGGATGAACCTGAAtgaccaaactaggaagtgcgtttcctagtggtgaaatctcaatttaggaagtgcgtctcctaaaagatTAACCTGAAAGACctagactaggatgtgcgtctcctaggggtaaaacttgaatgaactaaactaggaagtgcatctcctatagGTGAAACTTGAATGACTCAAACTATGAAGTTTGTCTCATAGggatgaaatctcaatttaggaagtgcgtcttctaaaagtatatcctgaaagacccatactaggaagtgcgtctcctaggggtgaaacctttaacctaaataataataataaataaatttaaaataaaacataGTACTAACATTAAAAGTTCTCTAACAAATTTAAAGCCTATTCCTAACTAGTAAGTATCACCTATATAgatctttttcttcctttgtgTCCTATCTTTAGCTAAGTCTGCACCGATTCCAAAAGATTTGTAGGTTTTTTAAGACAACTTCCAAGGATTTGTAGGTCTCCATTGTGCCATATGTTTAGCTAAGTCTACATGGACCATCTGATTTTTTTTCCTGATTTGTGGACCATGTGATTATTTTTTGTATGCTATTTGTACCTGCAAgtgctaaaaataaaaaataagacacTAACTTCAAAGTTACGACTAACTCAAGAGGATGTAGCAAATTGTTTGTGTCTGATCTACTGAACAAAATAGGAACTTGTTTACAAATGATACGAAAGCAGGCGGAAAGTTTGTACATGCCATAAGGATAATCACATAGATAAACTGTAGATCTCACTTGCTTGATGCCTATCGCCAAAGGCAACTACGACATTAATGTATGGTACTTTCTTGGTATTCAAACCCCATGAACAAAGCATAATTCATAAACGATATTTATTAAAGTCTATTTTGTATAGAAGCAGGTTAAAGCACTTGCTCCTTTGGTTGACTCAATTCAAGGCACTTGCTCCGTGGTATTCAAGGCATGGATGGATATCTCCACTCGCTCCTTTGGTTGACTCAATTCCAACCATTGTTCCTCTAGTTCACCCACCACTTCTTCTACTGGCAATTGCTCTCCCTCATACTCTTATAATTCAAGTAGGTATAATTGTTTCAGATTCTTGCATTTGTGGCCAACTACATACTTCTCATTACAGAAGTAGCAGAGACCCTTAGTTCTTTTTTCATTCATTTCCTCCAAACTCAACGTCCTCTTGTTAAATCCCTTGGAGCTTGTAGAGTTACTATAGTTGGGAGTTGGTAACAAGGCCCTACTGCTATTCCTTTGGTCTCCACTTCTTTTGGAGGAATTTATCGGTGAATTTTTCATAAGTGAGGGTTGTCTGATAGCAGCAAGATAAGCTTCTTGCGTTCTGGCATTCTTATAGACTTGTGACAATGTGGTGGGGTGTGTGATTTTTACTGCAATGTTCAATTTGTGTTTCAAACCATCAAGGAAACAACTGATGGCTTTCCTTCAAATAGATTGACCATGGTGAGATGCCTTTCAAATATAGCTTGATACTCCTTGACATTACCTGTATGTCTAACCTTCTTGAGTTCTTCCATAAGATCATCAAAGTCCACTCCAGACCTTTCAACAGAAGCCACCATATATCCAGTCCATGTAGCAGGTTGGAGGTATTATATGTACCTCATATACGCTAAATGCTACTGAATGACTTCTCCTTCCATCTGCATTGCAGCCACTTCCACTTTTTCTTCATCTGCAACATTCTACATTGAGAAGAATTGTTCGATTTTGAACAACCAAGACATTAAATCTTCACATGAGAATCTCAAAAATCCATTCAAGACCATCTAATGAAGTTTGAATTATGGTGATTGCAACTAGCAGGGCCCTTTTCCGGAGGTCTTCCATCAAATTGTTTATCCTCCTGTTTCAATGAAGTCTTATCACTTCGATGTTCTTCTAAAGTTGCAATTTGTTCCTATAAATAATGCACTTTTTGATCCAACCTTTTGAGGTTAGACATTTCTCCAGCAATAACCCCATTATTAGAGATCAACTTTTCCATTAATTCACGTAATTCTCCTACTTCTGTCGATAAAAGAAAACCAAAGAGAGAGAAACCGCCACTAGAAAGACAATGAGGAAAAGAAACAACAAATGAATGTTCCTTTACTAATCTCCCATAGATTGTTATGCTCGGTCGTCCCCCctttatattcatttcaatcttATTCGTATTCTCTATTTATCTTGTGTTTTTTTACAACCAGTGTTTGCCTTTGGTTGGAGTTTCTTTCATGTGTATATTCTTATTAATACTGATATTCTCTTTTCTGCGATGCATCATTATGATTTAATGATTAAAATAATCAGGGGATCATTTTAGGGCATCTAATTTTAATGTGTTTAGGGGTCAGGTCGTCTTTGTGTAGGAATTAATACTGTAGAGATCAATAATACATAAATTGTAAGGATTAGTAATGCATGAATTAATTCTAGTTGAATAGCTAATTTGATATCTACATTATATGCTTTGTCAAGTTTAAAATATCTGTTACctttcaaacaaaataaaaaatttgttaTCATTATGAGAGTTAGTTTTGTCATTTTAGCATTTTAATCCACGTATTACCAATACTCATTATTATTCTCCATTTTACACCGCATCCAAATAATATCTTGATTCACACATAACTTGTGCATATTTTATTTTTGCTATATTGCTAAAGAATTTTTCAAGAAGTCCCATGGCGTGCATCTTATAATTGCAGTAACTTTAAGTAAAGGCAGAAAAATGCTCTCCGGAGTTCAAATAAACTAGCCAGAAAAACAAGAGACTTCATTAAAAATAGGGAAAAGGGCCACAAATGCAAGACAAAAAGAGATACAAGTGATAAGAAAATAAATCATGTTAAAGTTACAACAAATACATCTACCAAGCTGGGGTTGTGGTAGAAAATCTAGTACTTGACCAAACTTGAACCATTAGGGTCCTCAAATGGTGTAAATTTCAACAAGGAAGAGTAATGACACCTTCATGACTTTTAATTTACGAGTTATAAAAATACACgaaaaaaagaaattacaattAAAGAAGAAACACCTCTCAGTAAATCGAGAGAAACAATGACTAGTTGCCTCAAGAAAGAACATATCGACGTGATGAAAATTCCCCTATTCAGTTGAACATATTAGGAAGAGGTCTAACGGCCATGAAAGCATCTACCATCTGCAGGAAAGACCATTCAACAAGCAAGTAAATTAGTGGAATTGAAAACATAAAGAAATAGCAAGAAAAGCATAGAGCACGTCGAAAGAGAGAGAAGCATAAAAAGGAAAATGGGATACAGTAATTCGGACCAGCAAAAGATGCACTAAAGAAGAACACTTTGAAAAAGAAGAACCTCACAACCCCCTTAGTTTTTTTATCCCTGAGCACACATAATCGAAGAGGCAGCAAATTGAGTGTTGAAATAACTGTGAAGGAATGTCATGCTCTCATAAGAGGAGCAATTCACACCCTTGAAATATCTAGTGACTTGTCCGAGGAAGAGTAAACAGTGAACACCACTCAGCAACAATGAGTTAGGTAAATGATCCTATGTAGTTAAAGAAAATGGAGAACTGGCGCTAATTTCAATCTCTGTGTTCACTTAAGCTAGCAGACCAAGCTGTATTTTTTGGCCCCTAAAGAGAAAATTATGTCATTTGAAATTGAGAAAGTCAAGACAAATTGACTTGATAATCTAATCGAATTTGAAATGGAGAATGAGTACTTTAAAATTTGGAAGAGCTAGTTCACTTCAGGTTACACCAGAAGTTAGTGTTAGTTACCTCATCAGTCACCAACGCCCTAGCCCGTCGATGTCTTTCAACTAGATCTGTTAGAACTTCAGTAAGCCTCTTTTTCACTTCACATGTTAGCATACGTCCAGACCCATATTCCTGATAGTGAGCATACGACCATTATTGGTAACTTCAACTACTGGTTAGTCCTTGTGTGAACTAAATTAAACACCAAATGCTGGAGTTCTACCAATGAAAGTTTTGAATTGTAAAGAAATGAAATGACAAAATATGTACACTAACCTCTCTAATGCGTTCCAACTCAGCATCATCGTCCAGGAAAAAGCCAAGATACTTAAATGGTATATCAACCTGGACAATATCCAAGATGAGAGGTTTTACtttgctttcttctttttttcccatGGCTAAAGATGATACAAAATTATAGCGATCCAATCGAGAAGAGAACAGGCAGAGACAACCCGCAGTCTTAAGATGCTATATTCAGGCACATACAGTTATTTGATAGAAATGCAAGTCCTAGGAATTAGCTAGTGGGCCCATATAAATTTGGTTACCTCCAAGTTCGCTCCGTACTTTCTGTGCAACTCAATTGAGTCTTGCCCACCAGAGAATGCATATCTGTTTATCTGCACATAGTTACAATTTAAAGGATCATTTATTCTGCTTTGTCGAGATAAGTTATTTAGCATAGAGTAATCAATCTGGATAATATCCATCTAGGAAACCTATATAAGAACTTCTAAAGGGAAGCAAACTCCAGTAGCCTCAGTTTCCGGTGTTACCTAGCTCAAAAGTACTGTAGTGGGACTGGACTCCTATGCTAGGGCAAAGTCacccctcccccccctccccaaaaaaaaaaagaaagaaagaaaaaacccaGCTCTTCCCTCCCCGCGAACAAGAACTTTAAAAAGAACACATTGATTACAATTATTGTTTAAAGTCATCTACTATTTAGAAGTATCTTTATCATCAATTGTCTAACAAGATTCTTCTCAAGAGTGCCCATCATAAATATCATTTTTTACTCAACATAGTGCAGGTTCTTCATCTAAAAGGCATCGAGGGTCAAAATTCACTATCAAGCACAGCAACAGCAATTGCTCGCATTTACAGAGAGACTTCTTAACATCTAGGATTGGAACCATAGAGTAACTTGACTAAATCCGAGTTCTCACCCTAGCTTCTTAACTTCTCCCCTATCttagattattttattttatctatttgttTAATTAGTGGTAGCTGAAACCTGATCAGTAGCTAACCAAATGTTGAAATGGGTTAATTTTCTTTTGAGAAGGTAACGGATTTCATTATATTAAAAGGAAGTCCTTCGCACAAAGATTGTGCTAAGGAGTGAAATCAGTGTTACAAGACCCAAAAAGTTGCAAAAATAATCTTGTAACAGCTACAAGGAACCAACGAAATCTACTAGAGAATCTACATCTTATACAAGGTCCCGCGTTGAAATGGGTTATTAATCGGGTGTATGGAGATGGCGAGAGAGTAGAGGTGGATTATTAGTTTATTAGGTAGAGAGGAATGTATTTTTCCTCATTGCTCTGTTGGATCCCTACAACATAGAGAAATGTGTGTTTCTTGGCATGGTTGGCAGCAAGGGGAGTGATTTTAACAGCGGAAAATCTGCGAAAGAAGAGGATCGGGTAAAAATACAGATCATCTCCTATTGCATTGTCAAGTGGCAACTAGTTTATGGAGGATGGTCCTTAATTTGTTTGGGCTGGAATGGGTGATGTCAGGCACAGTAAAGGAAGCATTGCTTAGTTGGGCTCATAGGAGGGGAAAGAGAACTCCGAGGGCTTGGATTCTTGCTCCATTAGCAATCATGTGGGTTATTTGGAAAGAGAGAAATAAGAGGGCTTTTGAAGGGGTGGGACAAGATTTTGTAAAATTGCAAAGTAGTCTTTTGTTTCTAGTTTCTTTTTTGGGGTACTTATGAGATCCCAACTTGTATAGAGGATAGGGCCTCTTTTATTGAGGATCATATTTCGGTGTAGGTTCTCTTCTTTTTGGTATACGGCTTGTATATGGGGCTTCCCCAATTGTAATGAAATTATTTACCTTTATAAAAAAAATCTGTACAATGTGTTAGATACCAAAAGTAAGAGAGCAGCAAAAGCACAAAAAAGCATATCCTTCCTAAGCATGTAGGGGTTCTAACAAATCTAGAACTGCTAACTCATTATATGGTGATGAATGTGAGAtgtgtaaaatatattttttcggaAGGAATTATTTTCCGAGAAGGTGTGTAATAATATGGTTCACATCATAAAAAAAAACCCCAACCTTGTTTGTTATCTCTTTTGCTGAATCGGTCACATAAATGGCAGAATTTGGATCACTAGCAGACATTTTTCCATTCTCCCCCTGCAAATGTTCAACAAAATGTAGAATATTAACAGAAAGGCAATGCAGAAGAATTTTTACAAGCAGACACATTAAAAATCAGAAGCTGAAACATGTGTGCACAAACTAATTTGACAAGTAACAAGGATgagaaacagttgtatttctactTATTTGGAATCAGACAGATTACAAGCACGGAAGTGGGCACATCAGAAAAAGAACAAAGATGAAATGAAACAACCGTTATATAGTTAGTAATCCATTTCATTTAAGTTGGAACTCAAGAATCATCTACAATTGCACTAATTAAGAACCAAATTCCACTAAGAAGAGCGTGAAAGTGgtaaaaagaaagggaaaaatgaaaaaaaatatatagatttTATTTTGACATTTTGGAAATGTGAAAGATGATTTATTAGTCAACACACATTTCCATCTGTTAGTAGAAGACAAACATTTATATGGAGACTATTTGCAATATGGACAACAATGGTTCTAGCAAACAGTGTTCGTCCTTTGTGAAAAGGTTATTGAAGATGTGGGGCTTTGCTCGACTGAATTGAACATCTAACAAGGAAATTCTTTCTTGAGTTTCCTTGGGGACTGTCTTACACAGGCTTTATGGAATTTTCATTAAACAGTTTTTTGTAATCCAGAACTAACATTCTGAATAGATTAGCTTATTCTCTTATTTTGTAACTGTTAGCTTCCTGCTATAGCACAGACAAATGTAATGAAGCTAACAACACCTCTTTTGTACAATTTGCACCTTCTTGATGCCAGCAATGAATCTACTTACTTCatcaacaaaaaaagaagaagattaatATCGATTGAGAAGTTGATGTCTTATGGTAAGCTTAAATGTTTTTAACTTCTTTGCACATCAATTCTATGCAGGAGGCAACTAGTTTTCCTAGTCGAGAAATACTTCTCTAGCATGAAGAATCATGATCCAGACGCTAGGCACAAGCAGAATTCCAGGGAGAGAATAAAGCTTTCAGGAATGCTGCATTACTCGGTCTATGCaaaaattaaatgaataaattaaCAAACTAGATTTATGTTTTACAGGTCTAAGACCAAAATATGCTACATTTATTGGTCTATAAGCTATGACGAAGCACATGCAGCGAACTTCAATTTTTTGTCAATCAGAAAGATGAGAAGTTAACAGTTCCAACTTAGACGCTGAAATACTCATATATAACCAGAATGAAGCACCAAAGCAGAACATAACTTTCATTTGTAAGAAATTAGGGTCTAAAGACTGTCGCAGCTCAAAAAGATCATACCACAGGGCACAGACAGGTGCTTTAGATTCCAGAATGATGGGTATGTGAGAATGATGGGCGATAATGATTCTATCTAACTGTTTGATTATTGATGACGCAATATCTTTTTTTAATTATAGTAGTGTCTGGGCCAGCTTGCAGCCAGAAAAGTTAAAACCTTGTACCAACAAGAAGTTGAGGACGGATAAATAAATGTCATAGaacaaattactaattaattgTAAAAGGCGAAGTCACAGAAGCATCGTCGTAGTGAAACTTCATTGTAAATTTGTAACAGAACTAATATTGTTCAGTCACTGGTctataagaaaggaaaaaaaccTGAAGGGCAGGAAAGAAAGATGATTCAATCAAAGCAGGCTTGTGATAACCTATCCGGGGAGCGACATCTCGAGTCATTCGGAAATAAGGATCCTGAAAAATCATTTACCGATGTTAGTTTTAGTTTTTCAgtagaaaggggggggggggaatctATCAATAAAAAAGATCATGGCACACATTtcagagagaaaaaagaaagaaacgaaGCAGCAAAACCCTGCATGATTCCATCTTTTTTTTAAGTAACATGATATTGTCTATCTATCATCTAACCAGTTTAATTTCAAGCAAACTAGGAGATTTCCGACCTATGCGACCTACTTAATTAAGCAGATCTACATCAAAGATTGAACTTGCTAAATGATGTATCAATAAGCACAGCCCACGAACTAGCCAATTTACAATTGTTAAAGAGTATTTGAGCGTAACTGTAAGGTTAAGAAGTATAGTTGAATCAAAAGtttcataattaaaaaattaatccTTTTCCGAATCAGGGAGACAAGCAACATTGTTCACAATTCTTGAGCAGAGATCAACCAAAGATCGTACTTGTATTAGAAAAAGCATTAAACCATCTCTCTGATTTTCATTTTGTTTTACCGCCACATAGACAAAAAAGAAACTTTACTCTGTATTTGATCAATGTTCATCTTATATGATCTCGTATTTACAACAGTTCTTTGTCTGCCAACTTCTAGAAAATATAACGAGACAATAACTCGAATCCTAGAAATATTATACCATCATTTGAACAGGAATATGACATGGCCCATCCGGCATTTTCCTTTGACAAGTCAAATATCTTTAGTAGAACATGTTGAAGAGCATCATCTATCCGGTCAATTCAGTTCCAAACTTGGAAGAGCTTGCGGAAGTAATGTGTTGTAAGGTGGGCTCTTTCCCTAAAACATATCTTGGTCTTCCACTGGGAGCTAGACACAAAGCTCTAGGTATTTGGAATGAagtaattgaaaattttgaaaaaaattagcTTCTTGGAAAATGCAGTATCTCTCTTTGGGTGGTAGAATTACACTCATCAACAGTGTGTTGGATAGCATTCCTACCTACTTCTTGTCCCTGTTTTCAATCCCAGCAAAGGTCCAGAGGAGACTTGATCAATTAAGTAGAGATTTTTTATGGGAAGAAAATAGTTAAACTCACAAATTCCATTTGGTTAAATGGCCTCCCCAGAGTGCATGGAGGGCTAGGAATAAAAGATCTCACTTTACACAACAAGAGTTTGTTAATGAAATCGCACCGGAGGTACAACATGGACAACCCTGGGCTGTGGTAAGTTGTAATACAAGCAAAATATGGGGTAGCAAATAACTGGTGTTCTAGACAAAGTAGACTGCCACATTGTTCTAAGCCATGGAAACACATTTCAAAGTTATGGGGTGACTTCCAACTCAAGTCATCACTCAAGCTTGGGAATTCTCATATTTTTTTCTGGAAAGCCAGATGGTTAGGGTCAGAGATCCTGAAAGACGAACACCCAAGTCTATTTTTACTGGCCAGCAACAAGGAATCCACTATTGGCAAATTGGTGTTGAGTCGGGAAAAAGAGTTCACCTTTCTTGTCAAAATTGATTCCAAAAATGGCGGCGATCGAGATGGAAGATGATTTATTGCGGAGGAGATCCAGGAAGTTGAAAAAATTGCTGCAATTGAAATACTAGATGAAGAGATAAAAACGGAAACAGGAATCAAGAAGACCAAAAAAGTTGAAGACATCAACAACCCAATAACTtacaaaaaaaagtgaaaattgaaaaggaTTAGTGTTGTTGCATTCTCTAAGAAATATAAGCTCAATTTGTTTTTTCGTATTCGAGATAGTTATTGATCGTTGAggtttctattttcttttaaacAAGGAACAACTTTTGCTGGCATAATACATATAATATTTAGATATCAATTTTACTCTATGTATGCTTTGTATTGCGTGTGTTTTAGCTGAATTAGAATACGACATTAACAACTAATTATATTCCACAGGATATTATTCACACATGTGTCACGATTCGAAATTCCCAtattcggaccgtgatggcgcctaacatttcacttgctaggcaagccaacgttagaataatattaaccaatttttaaataaattattaataatcaaagaaataaatgcggaagcaaagtttgaaatatagtaaaataacctataaaaacaacggtgtctaaataccatcccagattttgtgtcacaagtgcacgagcttctagaataaatacaaataaaggtctgaataaaataaagttgtctgaaaataaacacacggCTAATGTAAAATAGACagagacttcagaactgcggacgccatgcagttatacctcaagtctcctctggtagctaaaatccgagcaagtctatggtacgccgctgggaccaactccaaaatctgcacaagaagtgcagagtgtagtatcagtacaaccgaccccatgtactggtaagtgctgagcctaacctcgacaaagtagtgacgaggctaaggcggttcacttacattaacctgtacgcaatattagtaataacaacaaataatagaaataaatcaggtaactcatttataataattgaagccaactcaacagtcataatcCGTTATTATTTTAAccaattttgttgcagcgtgctacccgctctcacaatatatccacattcggttctgttgcagcgtgcaacccgctctcacaatatattcattttaatcaagtctgtcatatatttatttcaatcaagtatatatatagacttttaaataagtctgttgcggcgtgcaattcgatcccccaatattgacttttaaataagtctattacagtatatatatatatatatatatatatatatatatatatatatatatatatatatatatatatatatatatatatatatatatatatatatatatatatatatatatatatatatatatatatatatgactttcatttccgttgcggcgtgcaacccgttcccccaatataattttaaacaactcataaatgtaataaaacttactccaataaataccacatccaatgagaaattattaagcatcaaggcacacaatagttataatttatttatgaaccaaaaaatgacaaataaaaatttattatgaaaattatagaaaaaataggtagtttaatatttaatatgctaaatgtcaaataacaattaaaacacataattcaaatagcatgtaacaattaatgcaggaattcaataattaatatttaacaaagaataggagagaaataattattataataattaatttatgatttaaaataatttatgatttttcaagtaagcatgcaaataattaattagaccacgtatagatactcgtcacctcgcctatacgtcgttcacatgcaattcacataacaaataatttaagggttctattctctcaaatcaaggttaaccacgacacttacctcgctttgcaaattctaatcaattactcgaccacatcttttccttttaaatttatctccaaaagcttcaaatctattcacaaacaattcgatatactcaatacgaatcataggaattaattccatatgaatttataaattttccggataaaaatccgaatttcattaaaatatttggtAATGGCCGCcaatgggacccacatctcaaatcccgaaaaaaacttacgaaatccaaacacacatttctagacgagtccaaccatataaaaattatccaattccgatgtcaaatggaccttcaaatcttaaattttcgtttttgaaagattttataaaaatctgttttttCTTCCAAactttcacggattcatgatataaatgagtatgaaatcatgaaatataatcaatataggataaggaacacttaccccaatatttttcagtaaaaatcgcccaaatattgCCTTATCCGAGCTCAAAAATTGGAAAtgattgaaaatgggtcgaaaccccatttacataacttaagttctgttttttcagatttttattcatcgcgatcgcgaaaattcgttcgcgatcgcgtagaacaactttGCCCAGattcattttactcttcgcgatcgcgggaatggCTTCGTGATCGCAAATCACATTTTTGCACATGCTGCCACTttgctctacgcgaatgcgacatcacacatgcgaacgcgaagcataacCCCAtagacctatgcgatcgcggaacgtttcatgcgaacgcgaagatcaAATTTGAGTACCCCAGCTTCTGCcttatttcctcttcgcgatagcaggaatggcttcgcgatcgcgaagcacaaaacaccagatgacagcagaagCTAGAAACCatatttttctaagttcaaaatcatcccgtagcctatccgaaactcacccgagccctcggggctccaaac contains:
- the LOC107830564 gene encoding tryptophan--tRNA ligase, cytoplasmic-like — its product is MIFQDPYFRMTRDVAPRIGYHKPALIESSFFPALQGENGKMSASDPNSAIYVTDSAKEITNKINRYAFSGGQDSIELHRKYGANLEVDIPFKYLGFFLDDDAELERIREEYGSGRMLTCEVKKRLTEVLTDLVERHRRARALVTDEMVDAFMAVRPLPNMFN